The following proteins are encoded in a genomic region of Corylus avellana chromosome ca4, CavTom2PMs-1.0:
- the LOC132178640 gene encoding pentatricopeptide repeat-containing protein At5g43790 codes for MDRFHSMKSQNPIFNHPTLQILEKCQTLRTLKQLHAHMITTGLTLHTYPLSKLLLLSSTLAITYALSIFNQIPNPTIFLFNTLISSLTNHRHHTHIAFSLYNRLLTHKTITPNSFTFPSLFKACGSEPWFYHGRALHTHVLKFLGPACDHFVQASLLNFYAKCGKVGVSRYLFDQIKEPDLATWNSILTAYARSASSGTYDTSLSLKVLSFFNEMQRSSIRPNELSMVALVGACADLGALSQGAWAHAYVLKNNLKLNRFVGTALIDMYSKCGCLDLAYQLFDKLRERDTSCYNAMIGGFAVHGYGHRAISLYERMKLEGLVPDDVTFVVTMCACSHVGLVEEGCKVFESMKEVYGIEPKLEHYGCLVDLLGRAGRLKEAEERVRTMPMKPNAILWRSLLGAARVHGNLEIGEVALKHLIQVEPETSGNYVLLSNMYASIDRWDDVNRIRKLMKDHGINKMPGSSLVEIGGAMHEFLMGDKTHPYSKQVYLKLEEINRRLSEYGHKPRTREVLFDIEEEEKEDALSYHSERLAIAFALIASDSTVPIRIIKNLRVCYDCHVSAKLISLIYVREIIVRDRIRFHHFKDGMCSCLDYW; via the coding sequence ATGGATCGATTTCATTCCATGAAATCCCAGAACCCAATCTTCAACCACCCAACCCTCCAAATCTTAGAAAAATGCCAGACCCTACGCACCCTCAAGCAACTCCATGCCCACATGATCACAACCGGTCTCACTCTCCACACTTACCCTCTCAGCAAGCTCCTCCTTTTATCCTCCACCCTCGCCATAACTTACGCGCTCTCAATCTTCAACCAAATCCCAAACCCAACAATCTTCCTCTTCAACACTCTCATTTCCTCTCTCACCAATCACAGACACCACACCCACATAGCCTTCTCACTCTACAACCGTCTTCTCACCCACAAGACCATCACACCCAACAGCTTCACCTTCCCATCTCTCTTTAAGGCGTGTGGGTCTGAGCCATGGTTCTACCACGGTCGAGCCCTCCACACCCATGTCTTGAAATTCCTTGGACCCGCATGTGACCACTTTGTTCAAGCCTCGTTGCTCAACTTCTATGCCAAGTGTGGCAAAGTTGGTGTGTCTAGATATTTGTTCGATCAGATTAAGGAACCAGATTTGGCCACGTGGAACTCTATTTTAACTGCATATGCACGTAGTGCTAGTTCTGGTACTTATGATACTAGTTTGTCCTTGAAGgttttgagtttcttcaatgAGATGCAACGTTCTTCAATTAGGCCAAATGAACTTAGCATGGTTGCTTTAGTTGGTGCTTGTGCTGATTTGGGTGCGCTTAGTCAAGGTGCATGGGCACACGCTTACGTTTTGAAGAACAATCTTAAGCTGAACCGCTTTGTGGGAACCGCACTGATTGATATGTACTCAAAATGTGGGTGTCTGGATTTAGCATACCAGTTGTTTGACAAATTGCGTGAAAGGGACACATCGTGTTACAATGCGATGATTGGTGGGTTCGCTGTTCACGGTTACGGGCATCGGGCAATTAGCCTTTACGAGAGAATGAAACTTGAGGGATTAGTTCCGGATGATGTAACGTTTGTAGTTACCATGTGTGCTTGTTCGCATGTAGGTTTAGTAGAGGAAGGTTGTAAGGTTTTTGAGTCTATGAAGGAGGTTTATGGGATTGAGCCAAAACTTGAGCATTATGGGTGCCTGGTGGACCTTCTAGGCCGAGCCGGGAGGCTAAAGGAGGCTGAGGAAAGGGTTCGGACCATGCCCATGAAACCAAACGCAATATTGTGGAGGTCTTTACTTGGGGCAGCAAGGGTTCATGGAAATTTGGAGATAGGGGAAGTTGCACTCAAACACTTGATACAAGTAGAACCAGAAACTAGTGGGAACTATGTGCTCTTGTCAAATATGTACGCAAGTATTGATAGATGGGATGATGTCAATAGAATTAGAAAGCTGATGAAAGATCATGGGATTAACAAAATGCCCGGAAGTAGCTTGGTTGAGATTGGTGGTGCCATGCACGAGTTTCTCATGGGAGACAAAACACACCCGTACTCAAAACAGGTTTATTTGAAGCTTGAAGAGATAAACAGAAGATTATCAGAATATGGTCACAAGCCAAGAACAAGAGAAGTGTTATTTGAcatagaagaggaagaaaaggaagatgcCCTCTCTTACCATAGTGAGAGACTAGCAATAGCTTTTGCTCTTATTGCATCTGATTCGACTGTCCCTATCCGAATCATTAAAAATCTTCGAGTTTGTTATGATTGCCATGTGAGTGCTAAGCTTATTTCTTTGATATATGTAAGAGAAATTATAGTGAGAGATCGAATTCGGTTTCATCATTTCAAAGATGGAATGTGTTCCTGCTTGGATTATTGGTGA